From a region of the Notolabrus celidotus isolate fNotCel1 chromosome 14, fNotCel1.pri, whole genome shotgun sequence genome:
- the kpna4 gene encoding importin subunit alpha-3 isoform X3, translated as MDNLEEDLTCSVCYSLFADPRVLPCSHTFCKNCLENLLQVSTNHSIWRPHRLPLKCPNCRSVVELPLAGIEALPTNVCLRAIIEKYQTNSEPRPLLCEEHHRQPLNLYCIQDRQLICGLCLTVGDHQGHPIDDLQAAFIREKQTPSLLLARLSGRRWTQVSELGEQLEQEKARCEGLVRQDRQEVNQFFQTLETLLTRKRHAYLEALDKAGAEVSQAYDPLIDRVKELQEEQLDLVSLGSSVEEEDSPLVFLEKVHLLRERVEEFVKTPLPSVINLSVNPRAAEFLQQHWPAVTIGGLEEAPIPKLCCCAQCGGAETDTESDGWLQDLQPTSTVVLLGLLLLLAALWVNPVGGASLGFSMLSRFSQTVHGLSSELITCVWDSAGSAYTAVEATIERWVCLLSSVGEKVLQELTVLFKTLKSH; from the exons ATGGACAACCTAGAGGAGGAcctgacctgctctgtttgttactCTCTGTTCGCTGACCCACGTGTCCTGCCGTGCTCCCACACTTTCTGTAAGAACTGCCTGGAAAACCTGCTCCAGGTTTCCACCAACCACTCCATCTGGCGTCCGCACCGCCTGCCGCTAAAATGCCCAAACTGTCGCAGCGTGGTAGAGCTGCCCTTGGCGGGCATTGAAGCTCTTCCCACCAACGTTTGTCTGCGGGCCATCATTGAGAAA TACCAGACAAATTCTGAACCACGCCCCCTTCTCTGTGAAGAGCACCACAGGCAGCCCCTTAACCTGTACTGCATCCAGGATCGGCAGCTGATCTGCGGGCTGTGTCTAACTGTTGGGGATCACCAGGGCCATCCCATAGACGACCTACAGGCCGCCTTCATCAGAGAAAAACAGACGCCATCACTGCTGCTGGCCAGACTCTCCGGGAGAAGATGGACACAG GTGTCTGAGTTGGGggagcagctggagcaggagaaggCCCGCTGTGAAGGTCTGGTGAGGCAGGACCGACAGGAGGTCAATCAGTTTTTCCAGACGCTGGAGACGTTGCTTACCCGGAAGAGGCACGCGTACCTGGAGGCTCTGGATAAAGCTGGAGCAGAGGTGTCGCAAGCTTACGACCCACTCATAGACAGAGTCAAGGAGCTGCAG gaggagcagtTGGACCTGGTGTCTCTTGGTTCTTCAGTAGAAGAGGAGGACTCGCCGCTAGTCTTCCTAGAGAAGGTGCATCTCCTCAGAGAGCGGGTGGAGGAGTTCGTTAAAACCCCTTTACCCTCTGTGATAAACCTCTCTGTTAACCCACGGGCCGCTGAGTTCCTCCAGCAGCACTGGCCTGCTGTGACCATCGGCGGTCTGGAGGAAGCCCCCATCCCTAAGCTGTGCTGCTGCGCCCAATGTGGTGGTGCGGAAACCGACACAGAGTCTGACGGCTGGCTGCAAGATCTCCAGCCGACTTCTACTGTGGTGCTGctggggctgctgctgctgctggcggCGCTGTGGGTCAACCCGGTAGGAGGGGCATCGCTGGGTTTCTCTATGCTGTCTCGGTTCAGTCAGACGGTGCACGGTTTGAGCAGCGAGCTGATCACGTGTGTGTGGGACTCAGCAGGGTCAGCGTACACAGCGGTGGAGGCAACCATAGAAAGATGGGTgtgtctgctctcctctgtgggaGAGAAGGTGCTTCAAGAGCTGACTGTCTTATTTAAAACTCTGAAATCTCATTAA